GGGAGATTAACCCTGTGTTGAAGCCGGTTCTACTGGTTGTCGCTGGTGTTCCCGTGGTGGCGGCTGGTGTCTACTCACCTGACCCGGTTCTGCCGTTTGTGGGCCCAACACGGTTGACAATACTTTACCCGCTGCTGGTGCTTCTGGGTTTCTCGATTGTCTGCAACGCCGTCAACAGCCTCGACGTTTTAAACGGCTCCATGGCGGCCACAAGCCTCACAGCCATACTTCCTCTGACAATCATCGCATACCTCGAGAAAAAAGCCGAGATATTCTCACTTTGCCTCGTTACAGCCGTTGTGCTACTTGTGTTCCTGTCTAAGAACATTTATCCCGCGAAAACCTTCGCCGGAAACGTCGGCAGCCTCGCGGTGGGCGCGGTGATAGCTTATGTCGCCATAGTGGGGCGGATGGAGGTCGCAGCCATCGTCGCCCTCCTTCCACACATCATGAACGAGTTTCACATCATTTATTCGCTCGGCGGCCTGCGGAGCGGAAAAAAAGCGCCGACACGGCCAACCATAATAAACTCCGGCGTCATAACCGCCAACGTGGACAGGAAAGCTCCTGTAACGGTTGTGCGTCTCCTAACCGCGGGGGAAAAGCTCACGGAGCCCGCTGTCGTCTGGAGGCTTTTTCTCCTCTGCCTATACTCTGCTGTTCTCTCGCTTTTGACATATTTCCTGTTTATTAGGAGGTGGTTGCCTTGAGCAGGGGTTTTCTGAAGGTGTTGG
The sequence above is drawn from the Candidatus Caldarchaeum subterraneum genome and encodes:
- a CDS encoding UDP-N-acetylglucosamine--dolichyl-phosphate N-acetylglucosaminephosphotransferase — encoded protein: MFQTAIVAAAAAAATAFVMLPVSMWLSRRSGAMGLDVHKPNPYPVPKLGGLAIVAGLAAGALVCWVFTSSSILAPFVGSLAVAALIGLWEDFREINPVLKPVLLVVAGVPVVAAGVYSPDPVLPFVGPTRLTILYPLLVLLGFSIVCNAVNSLDVLNGSMAATSLTAILPLTIIAYLEKKAEIFSLCLVTAVVLLVFLSKNIYPAKTFAGNVGSLAVGAVIAYVAIVGRMEVAAIVALLPHIMNEFHIIYSLGGLRSGKKAPTRPTIINSGVITANVDRKAPVTVVRLLTAGEKLTEPAVVWRLFLLCLYSAVLSLLTYFLFIRRWLP